One Carassius gibelio isolate Cgi1373 ecotype wild population from Czech Republic chromosome A20, carGib1.2-hapl.c, whole genome shotgun sequence DNA segment encodes these proteins:
- the LOC127938766 gene encoding zona pellucida sperm-binding protein 3-like, which yields MGFLQGVLVLVVIVAFDLKSAWGSLKHRQSSSSMKPQSAPASRGHALSSQGFLNPFQKDYQFPVLDSRRFAQEPLGLQEKQLMQGPVKPLDWKFPVVPEVQRELAANFQLRQPVTPSSVAVQCSENRVHVEVKKDMFSNGQLIQPSGLSMGGCPVVGEDSASGVLIFEYALQDCNSVLMMTEDELVYTYAVTYTPVAFAGTPITRTEGAVVGVQCHYQRLHNVSSNALRPTWVPYASTEVGEDVLVFSMSLMIDDWSFQRPSNIYYLGDTINIEASVKVYNHVPLRVFVDRCVATQVPDVTSVPRYSFIENHGCLVDAKATVSSSHFLPRTQEDKIRFQLEAFMFQGGSSPSIYMTCTVKATLASAPSDALHKSCSFSNGWLAADGNHQVCACCDSTCGPAGGSDVPIGGVQWEGKASLGPVMVQGRQKTLAGL from the exons ATGGGTTTCTTGCAAGGTGTTTTAGTGTTGGTTGTGATTGTGGCTTTTGATCTGAAGAGTGCCTGGGGAAGTTTGAAACACCGTCAAAGTTCAAGCAGCATGAAGCCACAATCAGCTCCAGCTTCCAGAGGTCATGCTCTTTCTTCTCAAGGGTTCTTGAATCCTTTCCAAAAGGATTATCAGTTTCCGGTTCTTGACTCCAGAAGATTTGCGCAAgagcctcttggtcttcaggagaagcagcTGATGCAGGGTCCAGTCAAGCCTTTGGACTGGAAGTTTCCAGTTGTCCCAGAAGTGCAACGTGAGTTGGCGGCGAACTTCCAGTTGAGGCAACCTGTGACTCCCAGTAGTGTGGCTGTTCAATGCAGTGAGAACCGGGTTCATGTGGAGGTGAAGAAGGATATGTTCAGCAATGGTCAGCTGATCCAGCCAAGTGGTTTGTCTATGGGAGGCTGTCCTGTTGTTGGTGAGGACTCTGCCTCTGGGGTGCTCATCTTTGAATATGCACTGCAGGACTGCAATAGTGTGTTGATG ATGACCGAGGATGAGCTCGTCTACACCTATGCGGTTACCTACACTCCTGTGGCATTTGCTGGCACGCCGATTACCCGTACTGAGGGTGCAGTTGTTGGCGTTCAATGCCACTATCAAAG GCTCCATAATGTGAGCAGTAATGCTCTTAGGCCGACTTGGGTTCCTTATGCTTCAACGGAGGTTGGCGAGGATGTCTTGGTGTTCTCCATGAGCCTCATGATTG atgactggtccTTTCAGAGGCCTTCAAATATATACTACTTGGGTGACACTATCAATattgaggcatctgtgaaggtgTACAACCATGTCCCactgcgtgtgtttgtggaccgctgtgtggccacccaagtacctgatgtgaCTTCTGTTCCGAGATATTCCttcattgagaatcatgg GTGCCTTGTGGATGCCAAGGCTACGGTTTCCAGCTCCCACTTCTTGCCTCGAACCCAGGAAGACAAGatccggttccagctggaggcTTTCATGTTCCAGGGAGGATCCAGTCCTTCT ATTTACATGACGTGTACTGtgaaggccactcttgcttctgcacccAGTGACGCTCTCCACAAATCTTGTTCCTTTTCCAACGG gtggcttgctgctgatgggaaccacCAGGTTTGTGCTTGCTGTGACTCAACATGTGGTCCTGCTGGGGGAAGTGATGTTCCTATTGGGG GTGTTCAGTGGGAAGGCAAGGCCTCACTCGGTCCTGTAATGGTCCAAGGGCGACAGAAGACTTTAGCTGGACTTTAA